The following DNA comes from Sesamum indicum cultivar Zhongzhi No. 13 unplaced genomic scaffold, S_indicum_v1.0 scaffold00376, whole genome shotgun sequence.
GGTTCCAATGGCGCATCAAACCCAAGCAAATTCGACGCCGAAGCAGCCTCCTTTCCCGTGTCCAATGGCGCATCAATTCCGAGCAATTGCGGCACCGAAACGGCCGCTTTTTCCACGTTCGAGGACGCGGCAAACCCTAGTAGTTGCGGCGCCGAAACAGCCGCTTTCTCCATCTCCAAGCCTCCTCTTTTCCCATGCGCAATTAATGTTGATGTCTCCCCAATCATCGGTTCCGATTTGTTCGCCTGAAAGTCGCCGGTGAAAGGCGCGGTTTGAACTAAAAGCCGCGTGGTTTTTCCAGTTTTTCTATGGTAGCTATCCTCGCCATCGCCGGTCACCAATCGTCGGCCTCCCACTTTTTCGATATCCCCATCACTGGCTGAAGCGTCACCTTCGTCCTCCTCATCTCCGGCGGCCATGTGCATGGATAGTGTATTAGTGCGTGTTTGATatggtgtgctagtgtgtgttttagagagagaatttttgtggtccattttttcctttgtgaATTCGCTGATaaccacattgttgtactgtactattattttattttacttaatgaaacttatatttaccaaaaaaaaaataataactacaagtaaatataaaagggaaacaaacttattttaataaaaccgtgcaaaacagctaacttttgaacgttttcagaattcgacgaaacttgacccaatcattggtctaaacccaagaatttgtgtggtaaatttcctaagcgtaataatacttacaagttagtataaaagggaaacaaacttgttttaataaaacagcaCAAAACAgcgatattttgaacgttctcagaattcgacgaaacttgatccaaacgttggtctaaatcCAAGTATtggtgttgtaaatttgctaagcgtaataacaactacaagttagtgtaaaagggaaacaaacttgctttaataaaactatgcaaaacaactaactttagaacgtactcagaattcgacgaaacttgacccaatcgcagctctagacccaagcatttgtattgtaaatgtTCTAAGCGtatacaagttagtacaaaaggaaaacaaacttgatttaataaaaccgtgcaaaactgctaaattttgaacattctcaaaattcgacgaaacttgacccaaacgttagtctagacccaagtatgtgttgtaaatttgttaagcctaataataactacaagttagtataaaagggaaacaaactagttttaataaaaacgtgcaaaaaagctaaattttgagcattctcaaaattcgacgaaacttgacccaaacgtaggtgtagacccaagaatttgtgtgtttaaatttcctaagcgaaataataactacaagttagtataaaagggaaacaagcttgtttcaataaaccgtgcaaaactgctaaattataagcgttcttagaattcgacgaaacttaacgcAAACGAAGGTTCAGACCCAAGAAAATTGTGTGTTAAGGTccacgtcacttattcatcctatggcttgctattcttggcaagctgcctacgacagacaaaccatggttatcTCACTTCGGCGATTGCATACTTTGTAACGAGGGGGCAATAGAGACACATTCACACCTTTTCTTCCAGTGTAGATTTAGCTAacagtgtctcacagcaaTTCGGAGAAAGGTACGATTGcattggcccaatagagactgggcGAACGACATTGAGTGGGCTTCTCGcagatggaggggtaagcacATCGTTATCATAacttatcgagcactactagCATCTtctgtttaccacatttggaaggagagaaacctgagacgttttgagcacATTGAGAGGACTCCGAGCACCATGGcgttattgatagttgatgatGTCAGGCAGCAGatcattagtatttcattaGCTAGTTCTGTtagtacacgagctttgtatagactatggcgtatcccttggcctatcgagggagaaaccacctcATGATCACTTTGTTGTACTATaccattttttacttaatgaaaattacatttacccaaaaaaaaataaataaattgtgtgttaaattttctaagcgaaataataactataagtaagtataaaagggaaacacacttgctttaataaaatcatgcaaatcAGCTaatttggaacgttctcagaattcgcaGATGATCTCCTCCTCTTTTGTAAAGCTGACAAGGACTTGGTTAGAACCCTAAAGGTGGGACTGGACAGgtttgcagaatggtcgggCCTCCggttgaatattcaaaagagtCACCTAATTATCTCCCAGTCTGcacaagaaaggaaagaacaaCTACTATCGATCTTGGGCTTCCAGGAGGGGCAACtcccaatgaggtacttgggcctACCTCTAATCTCATCTAGGCTTTCTATCTCTGATTGTCAGCcacttttatctaaaattgatgctcgtattgctggttgggagggaatgtcattatcatatgctggtcgggtacaaatcataaaaacagttctttcagcattgagcttgtattgggcttctgcattcatattaccgaAGGCGGTTATTAAGGAAGTGGAGAAACGCCTACGACTATTCCTCTGGAAAAGCACCTCCGACACAGGATATGCCAAAGTTGCATGGAAAGATGTTTGCAAAACCGATGGTGGAAGGGGGACAGGGTATAAAAGATATTGGTATACTCAACCAAGCTCTAATGACAAAGAAATTGTGTGACgtcattagatgtgaccgaacgtCTATCTGGGTAGAGTGGCTACAGCGTGGACGACATCGaaataattccatttggaCAGTTGATGAGAAGGGAGGATCGTGGACTTGGAGAAAGATGCTTCGACTACGCAACCTCATCCAACCAATGGTGGAGCTGCAAattggagatgggagaagCTTCTATCTTTGGAAGGATCTATGGCATCATCTTGGACCCCTGATTACTAGATTTCCACATGGACCGAGACTACTTGGGCTTGATGAATCTACAAAGCTTCATATGGTTATAGTTGACGGCCAATGGCACTGGCCTCTCATTACTGAATTGGAATGCGTTCAGATTATATACACATTACCCCTGATTCATGGTGGTGAGgatagaatcatttggcgGTTTCCCGATGGGCATCCCACTGCCCAAGCTCTGTACTGGCTTCTTTGCCCACCAGGACCAAAAGTAGGatggacttcactactttcaggtTCGTTGAAGATTCCACGACATTCCTTTATCTTATGGATGGCTATTCTGGAAAAATTACCTACAACGGATAAACCGTGGTTCACACCTTGGAGGGTGTATTCTTTGTGATGGGGACGTAGACGAGACACATTCCCACTTGTTCTTTCGATGTCGATTCAGTAGACGATGCCTCTCAGCACTACGACAAATTATTCGATTAacgtggcccaatagagaatGGGCAAGGGATGTGGAATGGGCAACTAGGAAATGGAGCGGGAAACATATCATCAATATTGCATATAGAGCGCTACTTGGGTCATTCGTTTACCATATATGGCGGGAAAGAAACTCGAGACGGTTCCAACAGATTGAGCATTCAGAAAAGATATTGGCTTCTTTTATTGTTGAcgatattagacagaggattttGAGTGTCAATCTACCTAGGTCcattagtacatgtgctctTTATAGACTATAGCGcatcccttggtctgtcgagGGATAGCCAAttgactgttgtactgtactattatttacttaacGAAACTTacctttaccgaaaaaaaaaacttgacccaaacccaagcaattgtgtggtaaatttgataagcgtaataataactacaagttagtataaaagagaaacaagcttgtttcaataattcgtgcaaaacagctaaattttgagcattttagaattcgacgaaacgtgacccaaacgaaggtctagacccaagaatttgtgtgataaattttctaagcgtaataataactacaagttagtatacaacggaaacaaacttgctttaataaaaccgtgcaaaacagctatattttgaacgttcttagaattcgacgaaacttgacccaaatgttggtctagacccaagtatgtgttgtaaatttgttaagcataataataactacaagttagtataaaagggaaacaaactagttttaataaaaacgtgcaaaacagctaaaatttgaacattcgcagaattcgacgaaacttgacccaaacgttggtctagacctaagcatttgtgttgtaaatttgttaagcgtaataataactacaagttattataaaaggaaaacaaacatgttttaataaaaccgtggaaaacagctaaattttgagcgttctcagaattcgacgaaacttgaaccaaatttgactgttgtactgtactattatttacttaatgaaacttacctttaccgaaaaaaaaaaaaaacttgacccaaacttaggtctagacccaagaatttgtgggttaaatttcctaagcgaaataataactacaagttactataaaagggaaacaaacttgatttaataaaaccgtgcaaaacagttaaattttgaatattttcagaattcgatgaaacttgacccaaacgttggtctagaccaaagaatttgtattgtaaatttgctaagggtaatagttactacaagttagtattaaagggaaacaaacttgcttaaataaaactgtgcagaacaactaaatttttaacgttctcagaattcgacgaaacttgacccaaacgtagatctagacccaagtatttgtgttatgcatttgctaagtgtaataataactacaagtaaatataaaagtgaaacaaacttgttttaataaaatagtgcaaaacaacgatattttgaacgttctcagaattcgacgaaacttgacccaaacgttggtctaaacccaagcatttgtgtcgtaaatttgctaagcgtaataataactacaagttactataaaagggaaacaaacttgctttaataaaaccgtgcaaaacagctaacttttgattaataaagagtaattctatagtacaacatgtgatcatcaaatggtttctccctctacccaagggatacgccataatctatacaatgttcgtgtactgactgacgatgctaaatcaacgctaagaatcctctgcctgGCGTCATCGATGATTAGGATACTCAAAGTGGCCGGGGTCCGCTCAGTATGTTCAAATCTCCTTaagttcctctccctccatatgtggtagacacacgatgCAAGTACTGTACGGTAAGtgctattaataatgtgcttacctcgCCATTTTcgtgtcgcccattcaatatctgttgcccaatctctattgggctAGTGAAAGTGAATCCTTCTGCGAATCTCAtaaaggcactgacgactaaatctgcatcggaagaataaatgtggatgagattcagtagctccctcatcgcacaatatgcacacccccaggtgagatagccatgatttgtcgtggtaggtagtttgccaaggattgcgagccataagatgaacgaatgaagaggaatcttcaaggagcccgaaagtagtgaagaccatcctacttttggCTCAGAGTGatcaaataatcggtagagggcctgagtagtaggttgcccttcgtcacatctccacaccacccgatcctcacctccaaaaataagcggtaggttatgtgtgatctccaaacattcaaagtcCGTCTCTCCCGCTAAAATCACCGAACTAAGTTTTGCTGATCCTTCAAGTCTAATATGGCGAGGACCTTGAGGGAACCGATCgataagtggacccaagtgatgccacgggtcctgccaaacaaagaatttatttgCATTTCCAGTCTGGTAATCGACGATAGAGCGAAGGAAAGGACGAAGCCTGAGtatttttcgccatccccaagaacctccatgttcacggATAGTCCAAATCGATCTATCACGTAATCGGTCTTGGTAGAGCCACtgaacccatatggatgtcctgtcacactggataacatcacataatttcttgctcattaatgcgcgattcaaggtggagatgtccttgaacccaagtcccccctcatccatcggtcgacacacatctttccaggctaccttggcgtaaCCACTAGACGTtgtacccttccataggaaagtcctcaacctcttctcgATTTCATTGATGACTTTCTTAGATAATATGAATGTAGAAGCCTAATATAAACTCAATGCTGAAAGCacggatttgatgatttgtacctgcccagcatatgataatgaaatcccttcccatccattaatacatgcatcaatttttgagataagcGGTTGGCAATCAGAGATGGACAACCCGGACGAGATTAAGGGAagacccagatacctcatGGAAGGTGGCCGTCCTGAAAGCCCAAAACCTCCAACATCtggtttttcaaattttgagccgaatgtgaaatgattaagtgacttttttgaacattcagccGAAGGCCCGACAACTCTgcaaaccagtccaatccctccttgaagactctgatggagtcTAAGTCAGCTTTGCAGAATAAGAGgaggtcgtctgcaaatcccatctGAAAAACCTTACAACTCTGacacttccaatgataagTGAATTGGATGTCCGGTTCAATTCGTTGCAAGAATCCCAgatgtaaagcttccataacaagaacaaacagataaggagaaagtgggtctccctgtcgtagtcctctcgctccagaaaagaacccatgagattttccattgagcccaatcgagaatgatgtcATGAGATACAAGAATTCGaccaaacttgacccaaacgaaataataactaccagtaaatataaagggaaacaagcttgttttaataaaaccgtgcaaaacagctatatttgaatattctcagaattcgacgaaaggtgacccaaatgttggtctagacccaagtatttatgttgcaaatttgctaagtgtaataataacttcaagttagtataaaagggaaacaaacttgtttcaataaaaccgtgcaaaacagctaaattttgaacgttctcagacttcgatgaaaattgacccaaacgttggtctagacccaagcatttgtgctgtaaatttcttaatcgtaataataactacaagttagtataaaacaaacttattttaataaaatcgtggaaaacagctaaattttgagcattctcagaattcgacgaaacttgactcagacgtaggtctagacccaagaatttgtatgttaAATGTTCTAagctaaataataactacaagttagtataaaagggaaacaagcttgtttcaataaaccgtgcaaaacagctaaattttaagcgttcttagaattcgacgaaacttgacccaaacgaaagtctagacccaagaatttgtgtgttaaagttcctaagcgaaataataactataagttagtataaaagggaaacaaattagctttaataaaaccgtgcaaatcagctaaattttgaacgttttcagaattcgtcgaaacttgacccaaacgttggtcaagcaagacccaagcatttgtttggtaaatttgctaagcataataataagtacaagttagtacaaaagagaaacaagcttgtttccccCTCCACCAGTCGCcgaggagagagaaaagaaacataagaccgtggtggtggtggaggatAAAGTGAGGGGAAAGGCACTTCTACGTCgggatacgccaaggtagcgtggaaggatgtgtgtaaaGTGCAAAACAGTAtaagacaacaaaaaattctctctctaaaaaatggatcctctctattctctctcacacactactacaccacAAAAATCACATACACTTGCCCTAGCAACCACAACCACCGCCGGTGATGAGGGACGGGCTCCGACCGACGAGGAGGAGAAGGACGGTGATGGGGGACGACCGGAAACTGAAGACCGACGACTGGTTCCGGCGAGCAACATGTGTTCATGGCGGAAATCGAAAAGACGCGACTGTTGGGTGGCCGATCGGAGGCGGTTTCAGACGAAACTGATTCTCCTACTTGCTGCCATGGATTTAGTGAAGGTAATGGACGGTTTTTGGCCGGAAAAGGCGACCTTTCTAGTACGGATTTGATAGACTCAGATCTAGGGTTTTGTGCCGTCGCGGATAGTGAACAGACACGTGAGGAAGACGAACCGACTCCAGTCGTTTTGGCCATGACAGACGAACAGTTGATGATCTCTGAGGGTAGTGACACCATTCCAGTTCATAAAGCTTCTAACTTGGCTGGGAATGAAGGAGACAAGGTGCGCCGCCCTATTCTAGGGTTTAATGGCGCAACCTTGAACGGCGACAATGGCGGACAGCAGGAAGGGGTGTTCAATATGGTGGAGTTTCTTCGTCTAGCCAACACTGTTATCGACGCCGGCGATCGTGAATCGAGAACGGTGCTGGAAGAACTTAAATCGAAGTGGAAACGTCACTTTGGGAAGGAGGCCTTTACTCGCTGTTTTCCGGCAACAGCACCACATAAGGCACCACCGATCGTCGAACGCACGCCATGGAGAACGCTGATTCCGGCGGGGGATGGAGAAAAAACGGTCGGAAACTGCTCTGGTTTGAAAATGGGTTTGCTGCCGGCGAAAACCCGACTTTCCGGCGACTTTGATGGTGGTTCCGCATCGAAAAAGCTGTACAGGGGTGCTGGTTCAGTTTCCGAACTGATTCCGGCGAGAAAATCAGAAGTCCAACCGGCGATTGCTAGGGCTGACGTGGAGCGGGTGCATGATGATGTGGCGCCGGTAATTGATGATGTAGTGGCTGACGCAGTTGCTGACTGTTCTGCTGATGTCATTGCTGATGAAGAATGTGATGTCACTGCTGATGCAGATTGTGATGTCACTGCTGATGCAGACTGTGATGTCACTAATGATGCAGATTGTGATGTCATTGCTGATGCAGACTGTGATGTCACTGCTGATGTACTCTCAAAATTCTCTCTATTCTGTCACACACACTAGTACACCactaaacacacacacacatgcccTAGCCACAAAATCACCGACCGGCGATGAGGAGGGGGCTCCGGCCGACGGCGAGGAGGGGGAAGGTGATGATGGCCGGCAAGAAGTTAGTCATATTTCCGGCGAACAGCATGTTTTTCCGGCAGAACCCGAGAAGACGATGAGTGAACGATTGGAAGAGGAAGACTCCAATCCTTCGTCGCATGGTATTGGCGAAGGCAAAAGCAGATTTCTGGCCGGAAAAGGAGAGATTGGGTACACTGTTTCATCATCTGAAAAACTAGGGTTTTGCGCCGCCAAGGAAACCGAACAGACACATATGGAAGATGAAGCGATTCTGTCCAGCTCTGCCAAACAGACGATGGGGGAAGACGATCCAAGGATTGCAGAGGacgaaaatgaatttttgatGCGGAAAAACATGGATTTAGGCCTGATTATGAAGGATTTCGAAGTACAGCAAAAACTAGGGTTTTCTGGAAAAAGTGCGGCTGAGGAAGATGAACggacacaaacaaaaaaactgaCGCATGATGAGATTTTTTCGACAACTGAGGGCTGCAAAACTATTGAAGGAGATGGAAAAAACTCAACCATGGAAAATAATCACAGCTTGACGACTGTACATGAGAAATCTAAAATAGGGTTCATTGACGGTGCTACTTCTAAAGCCGTTAATGGTGGAAGCACTGGAAGTCGTTCGCCGGCCGAATTCAATTTTGAGGAATTTATGATGCTTGCAAATAAGGTTTTGGACGGAGATGAGACATCAATGGAAGCACTCAACAATCTCAAAATCCGATGGGAAGCTAAATTCGGTCGAAGTTACAGATCTGTGGCTGTCCCATCGTATATCAGATTCCGAAACCCTTGGCGATGCTCTATTCCGCCGCGTCGCAACATTCTGACCGGAAAACAGGCGGATGAGATGAACAATACTACTGCGGTTACTGGTTTTAGTACTTCACCGGAGAATCGGTCTTCGTCGGATTCTGGGTAGATTCCGGCGACAGAAAATAGACCTCCGATGATGACAGATAAGATCCCGGCTGTACAGCATGCTGACGTGGAACCGGTAAGCAATGACGTGGAGGAAGATGCTCATGACGCAGCAGTTGACTTGGGAGGAGATGCTGATGTCATGCATGATGTATCATATGATGTCATGCATGATGTGGATGCTGATGTCATGCATAATGTACATGCTGATGTCACTAATATGTCAACAATGatgttggaaaaaaaaagCCCTATCTCTACACAAGTGCGCTCATTTCCTAAGGGATTGTTTGTGGGTAATATTCTATTGAATGCAAATACGAATATGggcattgatgacaaaattgcGGACGCTTTTAATAAATCATCTCGGAGGACTCTATCATATATACCTCCTACAATACAAAATGGGGAAGTGGTTGTGAGACCAACGATGGAAGCTATACGCAATGGATCAACCAAGTGGAAGACCACTGCGGTTGgttattttcttggaaaacGACCGTACTTTTATCATGTTAAAGATTTTGCCTTCTCTGTCTGGTCTGGACTCCGGGAGGTAAAGGCCACAATGAacggattttttttcttccagttCAAAACTGTTgcatatatggaagaagcaattgaaggAGGACCGTGGTTGTTTATTGTGTTGCAAAAATGGGAGTCCGGGATGGTGATgaggaaattaaaacatacacaagtccctgtttggataaaattgagacaCTTGCCAGTAGAATTATGGACTGATGAGGGCCTCAGTACGGTGGCTAGTGGTATTGGCAAACCTTTATATCCGGATGcgattacgagagcatgcatgagactggacttcgctcgtgtatgcgtgatgttGGATGTAAGCTCGACATTAcctaaacatattatcattatgacGCCTGACGAGGAAGGAGGAGAGACACCATGCAAAATTGACGTGGAATATGAGTGGATTCCTCCCAAATGTACTAGTTGTATGACGTTAGGCCACTCGGCCAAGAACTGTGTGCTAAATAAACCATCCAAACCAATAAAACCACCGGTCGCCGTTTACATTCCTAAAACGGGACCTGTGAGGTCACCACCACTGCCTGCTCAGGAGATGATACCACTAGCTCGAGAGGTAGATAAACAGAGAGATGAGCGTGAACGTACTCGTATTAATAACGTTGTTGCTATTCAATCTTACTTAttacctcattggaaatggtttgtggactATGGATTAATTGGTAATCGGATTTGGATTGCATGGAACGAGAATTCCATTGATGTTGAAGTAGTTAACTGTAGTACACAATTTATCCACTGCATTGTTTATATACGGTCACTGCATGAGTCAGTTGCCATCACTGTGATTTATGGAGCTACGGAAGTGGCAGAAAGGAGAGAGTTATGGAATTATTTAGAAACTATTGCCATGCAGAGTGTTGATATCCCGTGGCTTATTGGAGGAGATTTCAATGCGGTGCGagattttagtaaaatatgtGGAGCATCAGGAGACATACGAATGGCAATGGAAGAATTTAATCGATGCGTTCAGAATGCGGGTTTAttaccattacccatgcagggagaatggtatacatggcataattgcagCGCAAGTCCACGAAATCTTTGGAAAAGATTAGACCAAATGctgattaatgatagatgtATGGCTCGGTTTCCAACATCATTTTATACCAGCCTCACACCACGTacttcagaccactcaccgCTGGTGTTATACGGAGATAATCAGCaacaatatggaggtatgtttcgatttgataactacctcACACAATCACCAGATtttattcccagtgtgcagCGGATTTGGCAACACCACATCATAGGGgtgcctatgtatgcggtAACAAGGAAACTTAAAGCATTAAAATCGGTGtttagagagcagaggagAAAAAAGGGGGACTTATCTCAAAATATCCAGCTAGCTAAAGAGTTTCTTGAGAAAGCGCAATTACTTGTTAGTTCTAACAGACGAAATGAACTATTCTTACAGCTAGAACACTGCTGCCGGATTGTACTAGCTAAAGCAGCCAAACTTGAACAGATTATGTTTCAACAGCGtgcaaaaatgcagtggatgaaagggggtgaccaatgctcccgggtgttctttcgtaagattgctcaaagaAGATCAGcgaggagaatcttacaaatcaatgatgaacACGGAGCCACTCACACAGATCCAGAAGCAGTAATAAATGAGTTTGTAACATTCTACCAAACTCTACCTGGGGGGGAGCAACGACGAGATGTGATAGATCTTCGATTCTTGCGACCTTGGACCAGATATACATTGAATCAAGAAGACATTAACTCTTTACTCTTACCATTCACAATAGCGGATGTCAAACAGgcagtttttgacattgctgaggaTAAGGCACCGGGACCAGATGGGTATTCATCGGGTTTCTTCAAAGCTTCATGGCCTATAATAGGGCAGGAGGTGTCTTCGGCAGTGCTGAAATTCTTTAATACGGGCCGAATTCTGAaccagataaatactacacttttggcactcataccaaaggtacactCCCCTATGACA
Coding sequences within:
- the LOC105180168 gene encoding uncharacterized protein LOC105180168 yields the protein MPKLHGKMFAKPMVEGGQGIKDIGILNQALMTKKLCDVIRCDRTSIWVEWLQRGRHRNNSIWTVDEKGGSWTWRKMLRLRNLIQPMVELQIGDGRSFYLWKDLWHHLGPLITRFPHGPRLLGLDESTKLHMVIVDGQWHWPLITELECVQIIYTLPLIHGGEDRIIWRFPDGHPTAQALYWLLCPPGPKVGWTSLLSGSLKIPRHSFILWMAILEKLPTTDKPWFTPWRVYSL